AAAAAAAGTAGCGCAGAAAGGAAAAGTAATGATATCGCCGCAATTAAAAGAAGCCATTGAAAAAACGGTGGAACAAAATAAGCAGGTGATCTTATTCCAAAATCGCAGAGGCTATTCTCCTTATTTGATTTGCGGAACCTGCGGCTATATTCCTCAATGTAAAAATTGCGATGTTACGTTAACGCTGCATAAGTATTCCAATAAATTGCATTGCCATTATTGCGGAACCACTTATCCTAAATTAGTTGAATGTCCTGCATGCGGTACGGTAAATTGGAATGAGAAAAATTTCGGCACAGAAAAAATTGAAGAATTGATCGAAGATGAATTGCCAAAAGTAAAAGTGGCCAGAATGGATGTGGATTCGGTTAGAGGTAAATCTGCACATGATAATTTGATCAAATTATTTGAACAGCAACGAATAGATGTTCTGGTAGGAACGCAAATGGTGGTAAAAGGATTGGATTTTGAGAAAGTGAGCCTGGTAGGCGTTTTAGATGCTGATGGATTATTAAGCTTTGCTGATTTTCGGGTAAATGAGAGAGGTTTTCAATTAATGGAGCAGGTTAGTGGGAGAGCTGGTCGTAAGGAGGAGCAAGGAAAGGTATTGATACAGGCAAGTAATGTAAAACATCCTGTTTTGCATTTTGTACAGGAGCATGATTATAAAAAAATGTATGAATTTGAGATAGAAAACCGCAAGCAATTTTTCTATCCGCCGTTCAGCCGCCTTATTCATATATCTTTAAAACATAAAAGCAAAGAAGTGGTAGAAGAAGCGGCGAATAAATTGGGAGATGCCCTGCATAAAGATCTCAAAGATTTTGTTGTTGGCCCGGCTGCACCAGTAGTGAATCGCATTCGCAATCAATACCTAATGGAATTATTGATAAAGTTGCCTTTAGACAGCCAGTTAATTAATAATTACAAACAATTGATTCGTAACCATTTTAATTTGCTGTTGGCTGATAAAAAATTCAGGGGAGTGGCAATGATCGCTGATGTGGACGCTGTTTAATTAATATTTAAAAATTGAGAATTAAAAATGAATATAAGCGAAGACATTTCCCTCAAAAAGTATAATACGTTTGGAATTAATGTAACAGCTAAATATTTTTCAGCATTTAGCACTGTTGAAGAATTGGATGGATTATTCGGTCATTCGCCATCTACCACTCATCATTCTCCGTTAATTATCGGCGGCGGCAGTAATATTTTATTCACTAAAAACTTTGATGGACTTGTTTTAAAGAATGAAATAAAAGGAATTGAAAAAGTTAAGGAAGATCATCAGTATGAATATATAAAAGCAGGAGCAGGAGAGGCGTGGCATTACTTGGTAATGTATTGTGTAGAAAATAACCTGGGAGGTATTGAAAACCTTTCATTGATACCCGGCAATGTAGGTGCTTCGCCTATGCAAAACATTGGGGCGTATGGAGTGGAGATAAAAGATGTTTTTCATTCGCTGGAGGCATATCATAAAAAAGAAAAGAGAATTGTTACATTCAATTTAAATGATTGTGAGTTTGGTTATCGTGAAAGTGTTTTTAAACGAAGATTCAAAGACGAGTTTGTGATATTGAATGTAACTTATCGCTTAACTAAAATTCCGATGTTCAATATTTCTTACGGAGCAATTGAAAAGGAATTGGAAGCAATGAATGTAAAGGAATTAAGTATAAGAAGTATATCACAAGCTGTTATCAATATTCGCAGCAGCAAATTACCGGATCCGGCGATAATTGGTAATGCCGGTAGTTTTTTTAAAAACCCAACCATTTCAAATAGTCAATTTCAAATGCTACATTCCAAATTTCCCACTATTATTGGCTACACTCAACCGGGAGAAAAAGTAAAGTTAGCTGCAGGCTGGTTAATTGAGCAATGCGGCTGGAAAGGTTTTCGTTCCGGTGATACGGGTTGTTACGACAAACAAGCGTTGGTATTGGTTAATTATGGCAATGCAACAGGAAAACAAGTCTTTGATCTAAGCGAAGACATCTTACAAAGTGTAAAAGAAAAATTTGATGTTGAATTAGAAAGAGAAGTGAATATTGTTTAATCAAAATCCCCTTCATCAAAACCTTCTTCTTCACTAAATGATTGAGTTCCTAAATTCAGCATACTTCCCATCAGGTCTTTAAACTCAATTTTTCCGTCTAATATTCTTTTGCTGATCAAAGAATGAGCAGCCAATCCATGTAATACAAACTCCATTAGTAAAGCGCTTTCTTTTTCACTTGGAGCTTTAAAATATTTTTTTACCAAAGCATGCAAACCATCTACTTTATATAATAATTGAATTTTATCTGCATCTTTTGTTTCTAAAAATGTATTCAGATGGTTGCCTGCATCAAACCAGCGGGTAATGGCTTTGTAGGGATTTTCTTCCGGCGCTTGTCCTTTGCCTCTTTTCTTTTTTAATTCATCCGGGTTAGGAAAATATAAACTGAATTGTGTACGAATGGCTTTTTCTAATAAATTCAATGCAACCTGGTAAGGACCTTCCTGCTCACCTTCATAAACCAATTCGATCTTTCCGGTAATAGATGGAATAATGCCCACCAGATCACTTATCCAAACCTGTGTTTCTTTTTCATTATTCATAATAGCTCTTCGTTCAGCAGCACTAACCAAATTTTCATAAGCCGCAATAGTAAGCCTTGCGCTCACACCGCTTTTCTTATCAACCAGCTCACTGCCTCTTGCTTCAAATGCAACCTGTTCAATCAAGCGTTTTACAAGATCGCTGATCTTTACTTTTTGTAACTGCTCTGCAGAAATACTTGCTTCCTGTTCGGTTATAGCCAATGATGTTTCCAAAGTTTTTGGATAATGTGTCAATATCTGGCTTTCGATCCTGTCTTTTAACGGGGTAACAATACTTCCACGATTGGTATAGTCTTCGGGGTTGGCAGTGAACACGAACATAACGTCTAGGGGTAAACGTAGTTTAAACCCACGAATCTGAAGATCTCCTTCTTCTAAAATATTAAATAAAGAAACCTGTATTCTTGCCTGCAGATCTGGCAATTCGTTAATTACAAAAATGCTGCGATTGCTACGTGGAATAATGCCATAATGCAATACACGTTCATCAGCGAAGCTTAATTTTAAATTGGCGGCTTTTATGGGATCAATATCGCCGATAAGATCAGCGACACTAACATCAGGCGTAGCCAATTTTTCGCCATAGCGCTGACTTCTATGCAGCCAATCAATCGGAGTAGAGTCTCCTTTTTCTGCAATCAGGTCTGTAGCATATTTTGAAATCGGTTGTAACGGATCATCATTGATCTCGCTTCCTGCAACAATAGGAATATATTCATCCAGCAGATCGATCATTTGCCTTGCCATTCTTGTTTTTGCTTGCCCACGTAAGCCTAAAAACAAAATATTATGTTTAGATAATAAAGCTCTTTCTGTATCAGGGATCACCGAATCTTCGTAACCCAAAATTCCGGGGAAAGGATTTTCTTTTTTCTGGATTTTTTTTATCAGATTTTGGCGAAGTTCTTCTTTAATGCTTTTAGAAACATATCCGCTCTTCTTTAGCTCACCAAGTGTTTTAATATTATTCATTCTTTATTTTTAGTTAATCAACTTTAGTAATTTTATTGAACATAGTTGTGTCACTCACTTGTACAGAAATAGCATTATTCAACTAATAAACCGTCTTCCTTTTTCCGCTTTCAAAATCTTTAAAGATAAATGAACCGAGTTTATCCAGCGATGCAAAGAAAGCTTTACCGTTATTGGTTTCTGTAAATTCCTGTACAAATCGTTGCAAATAAGGATCGCTGGCGATCATGAACGTAGTGATGGGGATCTTTAGTTTTTTACATTGCGTTGCCAGGCTCATACAACGATTCAATATTTTCCTGTCAACACCCCAACTGTTTTTATAATAACGACCACCAACTTTTAAGCAAGTGGGTTTGCCATCTGTTATCATAAATATTTGTTTGTTGGGATTTCTTCTTCTACGTAAAATATCCATCGCCAATTCCAAGCCTGCAACAGTATTGGTATGGTAAGGTCCAACTTGTAAATACGGAAGGTCTTTTATTTCTATTGTCCATGCGTCATCTCCAAATACAACTATATCCAATGTGTCTTTCGGGTATTTTGTCTGGATCAATTCGCTCAACGCCATTGCTACTTTTTTAGCAGGAGTAATTCTATCCTCACCATATAAGATCATGCTGTGTGAAATATCGATCATCAGCACAGTAGAAGTTTGCGTTTTAAAATCAGTTTCCCGGATTTCCAGGTCGTCTTCATGTAAAGAGAAACTTTCTACACCATGATTGATCTGTGCATTACGAATGGAAGAAGTGAAATCGATCTGTTCTAATGTATCACCGAAAATGTAAGGACGTGTTTCGGGATTTATCTCATCACCATTACCCGGCTTGAACGTTTGATGATTGCCTTGTTTTGTCTTCTTTAATTTTCCGAAAATTTCTTCCAGACTTTTTCTACGGATCCCTTGCTCTGTTTTAGGAGTAATTTTTATTTCGCCGTTTTGTTTGTTCTCATCTATATATCCATTTTTCTTTAAGTCTTCAAAGAAATCACCCATGCCATATTCATCGTCAGTTAAATTATACTCCTTATCCAATTCATTC
The Ferruginibacter albus DNA segment above includes these coding regions:
- the murB gene encoding UDP-N-acetylmuramate dehydrogenase, coding for MNISEDISLKKYNTFGINVTAKYFSAFSTVEELDGLFGHSPSTTHHSPLIIGGGSNILFTKNFDGLVLKNEIKGIEKVKEDHQYEYIKAGAGEAWHYLVMYCVENNLGGIENLSLIPGNVGASPMQNIGAYGVEIKDVFHSLEAYHKKEKRIVTFNLNDCEFGYRESVFKRRFKDEFVILNVTYRLTKIPMFNISYGAIEKELEAMNVKELSIRSISQAVINIRSSKLPDPAIIGNAGSFFKNPTISNSQFQMLHSKFPTIIGYTQPGEKVKLAAGWLIEQCGWKGFRSGDTGCYDKQALVLVNYGNATGKQVFDLSEDILQSVKEKFDVELEREVNIV
- a CDS encoding AAA family ATPase; translated protein: MNNIKTLGELKKSGYVSKSIKEELRQNLIKKIQKKENPFPGILGYEDSVIPDTERALLSKHNILFLGLRGQAKTRMARQMIDLLDEYIPIVAGSEINDDPLQPISKYATDLIAEKGDSTPIDWLHRSQRYGEKLATPDVSVADLIGDIDPIKAANLKLSFADERVLHYGIIPRSNRSIFVINELPDLQARIQVSLFNILEEGDLQIRGFKLRLPLDVMFVFTANPEDYTNRGSIVTPLKDRIESQILTHYPKTLETSLAITEQEASISAEQLQKVKISDLVKRLIEQVAFEARGSELVDKKSGVSARLTIAAYENLVSAAERRAIMNNEKETQVWISDLVGIIPSITGKIELVYEGEQEGPYQVALNLLEKAIRTQFSLYFPNPDELKKKRGKGQAPEENPYKAITRWFDAGNHLNTFLETKDADKIQLLYKVDGLHALVKKYFKAPSEKESALLMEFVLHGLAAHSLISKRILDGKIEFKDLMGSMLNLGTQSFSEEEGFDEGDFD
- a CDS encoding vWA domain-containing protein encodes the protein MIGYNFSKYDPSQQGKSKFEQLLDIFLKMLAYTNGDAGEAMQWMNELDKEYNLTDDEYGMGDFFEDLKKNGYIDENKQNGEIKITPKTEQGIRRKSLEEIFGKLKKTKQGNHQTFKPGNGDEINPETRPYIFGDTLEQIDFTSSIRNAQINHGVESFSLHEDDLEIRETDFKTQTSTVLMIDISHSMILYGEDRITPAKKVAMALSELIQTKYPKDTLDIVVFGDDAWTIEIKDLPYLQVGPYHTNTVAGLELAMDILRRRRNPNKQIFMITDGKPTCLKVGGRYYKNSWGVDRKILNRCMSLATQCKKLKIPITTFMIASDPYLQRFVQEFTETNNGKAFFASLDKLGSFIFKDFESGKRKTVY